In Triticum aestivum cultivar Chinese Spring chromosome 5B, IWGSC CS RefSeq v2.1, whole genome shotgun sequence, the following proteins share a genomic window:
- the LOC123117464 gene encoding protein synthesis inhibitor II-like, producing MAAKPVKPAKNMDKPLFTETFNVQASSADYVTFITGIHNKLGNPGHFTHNRPVLPPVEPNVAPSRWFHIVLKTSPASTGLTLATRADNLYWEGFKSSDGTWWELTPGLIPGATYLGFGGTYRDLLGYSDKLTNVALGRQQMADAVTALYGRTKADKTSGPKQQQARKAVTTLLLMVHEATRFQTVSGFVAGLLHPKAVEKKSGKISNELKAQVNGWQDLSEELLKTDAKPPPGKSPAKFTPIEKMGVRTAEQAAATLGILLFVEVPGGLTVAQGLQLFRARGGK from the coding sequence ATGGCGGCGAAACCGGTGAAGCCGGCGAAGAACATGGACAAGCCGCTCTTCACTGAGACGTTCAACGTCCAGGCCAGCTCCGCTGACTACgtcaccttcatcaccggcatcCACAACAAGCTCGGTAACCCGGGCCACTTCACCCACAACCGCCCCGTGCTGCCGCCGGTCGAGCCCAACGTCGCGCCGAGCAGGTGGTTCCACATCGTGCTCAAGACCTCGCCGGCTAGCACCGGGCTCACGCTCGCCACCCGCGCCGACAACCTCTACTGGGAGGGCTTCAAGAGCAGCGATGGCACCTGGTGGGAGCTCACCCCGGGCCTCATCCCCGGTGCCACCTACCTCGGGTTCGGCGGCACCTACCGCGACCTCCTCGGCTACAGCGACAAGCTGACCAACGTCGCTCTCGGCCGGCAGCAGATGGCCGACGCGGTGACCGCACTCTACGGGCGCACCAAGGCTGATAAGACCTCCGGCCCGAAGCAGCAGCAGGCGAGGAAGGCGGTGACGACGCTGCTCCTCATGGTGCACGAGGCCACGCGGTTCCAGACCGTGTCGGGGTTCGTGGCCGGCCTGCTGCACCCCAAGGCGGTGGAGAAGAAGAGCGGGAAGATCTCCAACGAGCTAAAGGCCCAGGTGAACGGGTGGCAGGACTTATCCGAAGAGCTGCTGAAGACGGATGCGAAGCCCCCACCGGGAAAGTCGCCAGCGAAGTTCACGCCGATCGAGAAGATGGGCGTGAGGACGGCGGAGCAGGCGGCCGCCACGCTGGGGATCCTGCTGTTCGTCGAGGTGCCGGGTGGGTTGACGGTGGCCCAGGGGCTGCAGCTGTTTCGTGCGCGTGGGGGAAAATAG
- the LOC123117466 gene encoding protein synthesis inhibitor II, with the protein MAAKMAKNVDKPLFTATFNVQASSADYVTFINGIRNKLRNPGHSSHNRPVLPPIEPNVPPSRWFHIVLRTSPASTGLTLATRADNLYWEGFKSSDGTWWELTPGLIPGATHVGFGGTYRDLLGDTDKLTNVALGRQQMADAVTALYGRTKADKSSGPKQQQAREAVTTLLLMVHEATRFQTVSGFVAGVLHPKEKKSGKIDNEMKAQVNGWQDLSEALLKTDAKPPPGKAPTKFTPIEKMGVRTAEQAAATLGILLFVQVPGGMTVARALELFHKSGGK; encoded by the coding sequence ATGGCGGCAAAGATGGCGAAGAACGTGGACAAGCCGCTCTTCACGGCGACGTTCAATGTCCAGGCCAGCTCTGCCGACTATGTCACCTTCATCAACGGCATCCGCAACAAGCTCCGCAACCCGGGGCACTCCTCCCACAACCGCCCCGTGCTGCCGCCGATCGAGCCCAACGTCCCGCCGAGCAGGTGGTTCCACATCGTGCTCAGGACATCGCCGGCAAGCACCGGGCTCACGCTCGCCACCCGCGCCGACAACCTCTACTGGGAGGGCTTCAAGAGCAGCGACGGCACCTGGTGGGAGCTCACCCCCGGACTCATCCCCGGCGCCACCCACGTTGGGTTCGGCGGCACGTATCGCGACCTCCTCGGCGACACCGACAAGCTGACCAACGTCGCTCTCGGCCGGCAGCAGATGGCGGACGCGGTGACCGCGCTCTACGGGCGCACCAAGGCCGACAAGTCCTCCGGCCCGAAGCAGCAGCAGGCGAGGGAGGCGGTGACGACGCTGCTCCTCATGGTGCACGAGGCCACACGGTTCCAGACCGTGTCGGGGTTCGTGGCTGGAGTGCTGCACCCCAAGGAGAAGAAGAGCGGGAAGATCGACAATGAGATGAAGGCCCAGGTGAACGGATGGCAGGACCTGTCCGAAGCGCTGCTGAAGACGGACGCGAAGCCCCCGCCGGGAAAGGCGCCAACGAAGTTCACGCCGATCGAGAAGATGGGCGTGAGGACGGCGGAGCAGGCGGCCGCCACCCTGGGGATCCTGCTGTTCGTCCAGGTGCCCGGTGGGATGACGGTGGCCCGGGCGCTGGAGCTGTTTCATAAGAGTGGGGGGAAATAG